The genome window CTCTGACCGCGGACGCCATCGGCGATCTCGCGCGCGGCGCGGCGGTGCTCGGCACCGGCGGCGGCGGCGACCCGTACATCGGCTCGCTGCTGGCCCGGCAGGCGCTCGCCGAGCACGGGCCGGTCACCGTCGTTGGTCTGGACGAGGTGCCCGACGACGCGCTCGTGCTCACCGTCGCGATGATGGGCGCGCCGACCGTCATGGTGGAGAAGCTCCCCAGCCTCGACGAGGTGGTGGCGCCCGTCCATGCCCTCGGAACGTATCTCGGGCGGCCGGTGACCCACGTCGCGTGCGCCGAGATCGGCGGCGTCAACTCCACCATCCCGGTCGCCGCTGCGGCCGCGCTCGGACTCCCGCTGCTGGACGCCGACGGCATGGGACGCGCATTCCCGGAGCTGCAGATGGTGCTGCCGACGCTGTACGGCGTGACGGCGTCGCCGCTCGCCTTCAGCGACGAGAAGGGCAATGTCGGCGTGCTCCAGACCGTCGACAACCACTGGACGGAGCGGATCGCCCGCGTGGCCTGCGTCGAGATGGGCTGCTCGGTCATGATCTCCGGCTTCCCGATGAGCGGTGCGGTCGCGCGGGACGCGCTCGTCGGCGGCTCGCTCTCGCACAGCCTCGCGATCGGCTCCGGGATCGCCGAGGCGCGGCTCGCGAAGACCGACCCGGTCGCCGCGACCGTCGAACGGCTCGCCGGCCGGGAGTTCTTCTCCGGCAAGGTGGTCGACGTGGAGCGCGCGACGACGACCGGGTTCGCCCGCGGGCGCGCGCGCATCGAGGCCGCCGGCGATGTGGCCGCGCTGGAGCTGTCGTTCCAGAACGAGCACCTGATCGCCCAGTCGGGCGATGTCACCTTCGCGACGACGCCCGACCTCATCATCGTGCTCGATGCGGAGAGCGGCGAGCCGATCACGACAGAGGGCCTGCGCTACGGTCAGCGCGTCCGGGTGGTGGCCGCGCCGAGCGATCCGCGCTGGCACACGGCGGAAGCGCTCGCGATGGTGGGTCCCGCGTACTTCGGCTACGACCTCCCCTCGCACCGTTTCGACGGCACGCCGGAGCGGCAGCTGGTGGAGGCCGGAGCATGAGCTGGACGCTCACCGCGGCCGACCTGCCCGACCTCGCCCGCGGGGCCACCCTGCTCGGGACGGGAGGGGGCGGAGACCCGTACATCGGCCAGATGCTGGTCGAGCGCGTGCTCGGCGACCGGGCCATCACCGTCCTCGACCCGGACGATCTGGCCGACGACCTGTTCGTCGTCCCGACCGCGCAGATGGGCGCGCCGACCGTGATGATCGAGAAGATCCCGGCGGGCACGGAGCCGACGCTCGCACTCCGGACCCTGGAGGCGCACCTCGGCCGCACCGCGGACGCCACCATGCCGATCGAGTGCGGCGGCATCAACTCGATGATCCCGCTGATCGTCGCCGCCGAGACCGGGCTGCCGGTGGTGGACGCCGACGGCATGGGCCGCGCCTTCCCCGAGCTGTCGATGGAGACCTTCGCCGTCTACGGCGTCCACGGCTCCCCGCTCGCCCTCGCCGGCGAGCGCGGCGAGACCGTCGTCATCGACACCGGCGACGACGACCGGCA of Leifsonia shinshuensis contains these proteins:
- a CDS encoding DUF917 domain-containing protein, producing the protein MSWTLTADAIGDLARGAAVLGTGGGGDPYIGSLLARQALAEHGPVTVVGLDEVPDDALVLTVAMMGAPTVMVEKLPSLDEVVAPVHALGTYLGRPVTHVACAEIGGVNSTIPVAAAAALGLPLLDADGMGRAFPELQMVLPTLYGVTASPLAFSDEKGNVGVLQTVDNHWTERIARVACVEMGCSVMISGFPMSGAVARDALVGGSLSHSLAIGSGIAEARLAKTDPVAATVERLAGREFFSGKVVDVERATTTGFARGRARIEAAGDVAALELSFQNEHLIAQSGDVTFATTPDLIIVLDAESGEPITTEGLRYGQRVRVVAAPSDPRWHTAEALAMVGPAYFGYDLPSHRFDGTPERQLVEAGA